In a genomic window of Sutcliffiella sp. FSL R7-0096:
- the spoIIE gene encoding stage II sporulation protein E — translation MQGLEREMGEPVSNVQLGKLRTTIMKSMHSTKTKLMTILFHQGFLLVFIGFLLGRALILNELTPFALPFFAAVYFMKKNRAGLTLLALMIGSATISALTAAYVLGGMILFVLLFKWVKVLKIEPLKSIPFLVFASAFLSKTTMIYFTTGIVTYDWLMIGVEAGLGFILTLIFFQSLPLITMRKKRQAFKTEEIICLIILLASVLTGTIGWTAYDLSVEHILSRYLVLIFAFVAGATIGSTVGVVTGLILSLATVSNLYQMSLLAFAGLLGGLLREGNKLGVSVGLLLGTLLIGIYGEGMTLLVPTIMESMVAVAIFLLTPQKAISNLAKFIPGTAEYTAEQQQYMRKVRDVTANRVEQFSHVFQALSNSFSKFQFEHSNSEKEVDLFLSNVTEKTCQNCFKKEQCWTQNFQKTYDYMTHLMEDTEEGTISLNVKLQKEWDRHCVKSEKVKTVIKNELAQFHASEKLKKQLMESRRLVADQLMGVSQVMEDFAREIQRERENHYVQEDQILDALQAFGIEIEQVEIYSVEQGNVDIEMTVPYCEGRGECEKLIAPMLSDILHENIIVKKEECNADNNGYCHVSFGSAKAFVVDTGVAHAAKGGGLISGDSYSTIELGHGKYAIAISDGMGNGERAHYESKETLKLLQEILQSGIKEKVAIKSVNSVLSLRTTDEIFTTLDLAMIDLQDASAKFLKVGSTPSFVKRGDKVIKIEASNLPMGIIQEFDVDVVSSQLKAGDLLIMMSDGIFEGPKHVENYDLWMKRKVSEIRTDDPQEMADIIMEEVIRTRSGQIQDDMTVVVAKIERNIPKWAAIPAYHYLSKNQGMKEAL, via the coding sequence ATGCAGGGACTAGAAAGGGAAATGGGGGAGCCGGTTTCCAATGTTCAGTTGGGAAAACTCAGAACAACGATCATGAAGTCGATGCATTCGACGAAGACAAAGCTGATGACGATACTTTTTCACCAAGGTTTTCTTTTGGTCTTTATCGGTTTTTTGCTTGGACGAGCCTTGATCCTGAATGAGTTAACACCATTTGCGCTACCGTTTTTCGCAGCAGTATATTTTATGAAAAAGAATCGGGCCGGTCTTACACTGTTGGCCTTGATGATCGGATCGGCCACCATTTCCGCTTTAACGGCAGCATACGTATTGGGTGGGATGATACTTTTTGTTCTTCTTTTCAAATGGGTAAAGGTATTGAAAATCGAGCCACTTAAATCCATCCCGTTTCTGGTATTCGCATCCGCTTTTCTTTCGAAGACGACGATGATTTATTTTACGACAGGCATTGTCACCTATGATTGGCTGATGATCGGTGTGGAGGCGGGGCTTGGGTTCATCCTGACGCTTATCTTTTTCCAAAGCCTTCCGCTAATTACCATGAGAAAGAAGAGGCAGGCTTTTAAAACCGAAGAAATCATCTGTCTCATTATCCTGCTTGCTTCGGTACTGACCGGAACGATTGGTTGGACGGCTTATGACCTGTCCGTTGAACATATATTATCGCGGTATCTTGTATTGATTTTCGCCTTTGTGGCGGGGGCGACCATCGGCTCCACCGTTGGAGTGGTGACAGGCCTTATTTTAAGCTTGGCGACGGTCTCCAATCTATATCAGATGAGCCTGCTTGCTTTTGCGGGTCTGTTGGGAGGTCTTCTGCGGGAAGGAAACAAGCTCGGCGTATCGGTGGGACTGCTACTTGGCACATTACTTATCGGCATTTATGGGGAGGGGATGACGCTGCTTGTTCCTACCATCATGGAATCCATGGTAGCTGTTGCTATCTTTTTACTGACACCCCAGAAAGCGATCTCCAACTTGGCGAAGTTCATTCCCGGAACAGCCGAATATACAGCGGAGCAGCAGCAATATATGCGGAAGGTACGTGATGTTACAGCAAATAGAGTGGAACAATTTTCACACGTTTTCCAAGCGCTTTCTAATAGTTTTTCAAAATTCCAGTTTGAACATTCCAACTCGGAGAAGGAAGTCGATCTTTTCTTGAGCAATGTAACAGAGAAGACGTGTCAAAATTGCTTTAAGAAGGAACAGTGCTGGACACAAAATTTCCAGAAAACCTATGATTATATGACTCATTTAATGGAGGATACAGAGGAAGGTACCATCAGTTTGAACGTCAAACTACAAAAGGAGTGGGATCGTCATTGTGTCAAATCCGAAAAAGTGAAGACAGTGATCAAAAACGAGCTAGCCCAGTTCCACGCGAGTGAAAAGCTGAAAAAACAATTAATGGAGAGTAGGAGGTTGGTAGCCGATCAACTGATGGGAGTATCACAGGTAATGGAGGATTTTGCAAGGGAAATTCAGCGAGAGAGGGAGAATCATTATGTTCAGGAAGACCAGATCCTGGACGCCCTCCAAGCATTCGGAATTGAAATAGAACAAGTGGAAATATACAGCGTCGAGCAGGGGAATGTGGATATTGAAATGACGGTTCCTTACTGCGAAGGCCGTGGTGAGTGCGAGAAACTCATTGCCCCGATGCTTTCAGATATATTGCATGAGAATATTATCGTGAAAAAAGAGGAATGCAACGCAGATAATAATGGTTACTGCCATGTATCTTTCGGTTCTGCAAAAGCGTTTGTAGTCGACACAGGCGTTGCGCATGCCGCAAAAGGAGGAGGACTGATATCAGGGGATAGTTATTCCACCATAGAGTTGGGTCATGGGAAATATGCCATTGCCATAAGTGACGGGATGGGAAATGGTGAGCGTGCACACTATGAAAGCAAAGAAACATTAAAGCTGCTTCAAGAGATTCTGCAATCCGGTATTAAGGAGAAGGTGGCAATCAAGTCGGTCAATTCGGTCCTATCATTAAGGACGACCGATGAGATTTTTACGACGCTGGATCTTGCAATGATCGATCTCCAAGACGCCTCCGCGAAATTTTTGAAGGTCGGTTCGACTCCAAGCTTTGTGAAAAGAGGGGATAAAGTTATCAAAATCGAAGCCAGCAACCTACCAATGGGAATCATTCAAGAGTTCGATGTGGACGTCGTCAGTTCCCAGCTGAAGGCTGGAGACCTGCTGATCATGATGAGCGATGGGATTTTTGAAGGTCCTAAGCATGTAGAAAACTATGATTTATGGATGAAACGGAAGGTATCCGAAATCAGGACGGACGATCCGCAAGAGATGGCGGATATCATTATGGAGGAGGTTATCCGGACAAGATCAGGGCAGATCCAAGACGATATGACGGTTGTGGTAGCGAAGATAGAGAGGAACATTCCAAAATGGGCAGCCATTCCTGCCTATCACTATTTATCCAAAAACCAAGGGATGAAGGAGGCGCTTTAA
- a CDS encoding VWA domain-containing protein, which produces MANVIIRIRRGRNVYKGKLKQILLITDGCSNSGDDPIAMAALAKEQGISVNVIGVMDEDTIDERGMQEIEGIAMSGGGVSQIVYAKNLSQTVQMVTRKAMTQTLQGVINKELQQILGSDTSMEDLPPEKRGEVMEVVDELGETVSLQVLILVDTSASMKSKLPTVKEALLDLALSLNARIGDNQFSAFVFPGKRQEVERILDWTPKLESLSSIFPKLSTGGITPTGPAIQEAIPYFKETRNLRSMISDDEQYYEESGR; this is translated from the coding sequence ATGGCTAATGTAATTATACGCATTAGGAGGGGACGAAACGTGTATAAAGGAAAGTTGAAACAGATTCTATTAATAACGGATGGATGCTCAAATTCAGGGGACGACCCAATTGCCATGGCAGCCCTGGCAAAGGAGCAAGGGATATCAGTAAATGTAATCGGTGTGATGGATGAGGATACGATAGATGAAAGAGGGATGCAAGAGATAGAGGGTATCGCGATGTCTGGTGGTGGAGTCAGTCAGATTGTGTATGCCAAGAATTTATCTCAGACAGTCCAGATGGTGACCAGAAAAGCGATGACCCAAACGTTACAGGGGGTTATTAATAAGGAGCTTCAACAAATCTTGGGATCTGACACTTCCATGGAGGACCTTCCACCGGAAAAACGGGGGGAAGTGATGGAAGTGGTCGATGAACTGGGTGAAACGGTTTCCCTGCAGGTGCTGATTCTAGTCGATACCAGTGCAAGCATGAAGTCCAAGCTTCCAACCGTCAAGGAAGCACTTTTGGATTTGGCACTGAGCTTGAATGCAAGAATCGGTGATAACCAGTTTTCAGCCTTTGTTTTCCCGGGAAAACGACAAGAAGTGGAGAGAATCCTGGATTGGACACCCAAATTGGAATCGCTGTCCAGCATTTTTCCAAAACTATCGACAGGTGGAATCACTCCGACCGGTCCTGCTATTCAAGAAGCCATTCCTTATTTTAAAGAAACGCGTAACCTAAGGAGCATGATTTCCGATGATGAACAATACTATGAAGAATCCGGTAGGTAA
- the hpt gene encoding hypoxanthine phosphoribosyltransferase — protein MNKDIEKVLFSEEELQAKVRKLGAQLTEDYSDRFPLAIGVLKGAMPFMGDLIKRMDTYLEMDFMDVSSYGNSTVSSGEVKILKDLDTSVEGRDILIIEDIIDSGLTLSYLVELFRYRKAKSIKIVTLLDKPSGRKADITADYVGFIVPDEFVVGYGLDYAEKYRNLPYIGVLKPEIYTNVEE, from the coding sequence ATGAACAAAGATATCGAAAAAGTACTCTTTAGCGAAGAAGAGCTTCAAGCAAAAGTAAGAAAACTAGGTGCACAATTAACAGAGGACTACAGCGACCGTTTTCCTTTGGCTATCGGAGTGCTAAAAGGCGCGATGCCATTCATGGGAGACCTGATCAAGCGAATGGATACATATTTGGAAATGGATTTCATGGACGTATCAAGCTACGGAAACTCCACTGTTTCCTCCGGTGAAGTGAAAATCCTGAAAGACCTGGATACTTCCGTGGAAGGAAGAGACATCCTGATCATCGAGGATATCATCGACAGCGGCTTGACACTAAGCTACCTAGTGGAACTATTCCGCTACCGCAAAGCGAAGTCCATCAAGATTGTTACACTACTTGACAAGCCAAGTGGAAGAAAAGCTGATATCACAGCTGACTATGTTGGATTCATCGTACCAGATGAATTCGTTGTAGGATATGGCTTAGATTACGCTGAAAAATATCGTAACCTTCCGTATATCGGAGTATTAAAACCTGAAATTTATACTAACGTAGAAGAATAA
- a CDS encoding septum formation initiator family protein produces the protein MSAAKNEKVAKIHSDYSKQKQDQQLKQQKRRRGLYRRLSLFFCLALVFGILMGKTLLDQRAILQEKEDRKEVVEQELAKLEKEQQRLEEEIVKLNDDDYIAKIARRDYFMSEEDEIIFNIPDDSSSD, from the coding sequence ATGAGCGCGGCAAAAAATGAAAAGGTGGCAAAAATCCACTCCGACTATTCCAAGCAAAAACAGGACCAGCAGTTAAAACAACAGAAAAGACGCCGTGGACTTTATCGCCGATTATCATTATTCTTTTGTTTAGCATTAGTCTTTGGAATACTAATGGGGAAAACACTCTTAGACCAACGTGCTATCCTCCAGGAAAAAGAGGATAGAAAAGAAGTCGTCGAACAAGAGCTGGCAAAATTGGAAAAAGAACAGCAGCGTTTAGAAGAGGAAATTGTAAAACTGAACGATGATGATTATATTGCGAAGATCGCACGTAGGGATTATTTCATGTCAGAAGAGGATGAAATCATCTTCAATATACCAGACGATTCGTCCTCAGATTAG
- the mazG gene encoding nucleoside triphosphate pyrophosphohydrolase, whose protein sequence is MNVIKVLGLGAGDLEQLPMGVYKQLMKAEHLFLRTKEHPVIAELEKEGLTYQSFDAIYEQEGTFGMVYERIAEELTALSEQQEVVYAVPGHPLVAEKTVQILLDKEKEGIIKLDIKGGQSFLDPMFTAIGLDPIDGFQFHDATALVKEAIQPKQAMIFCQVYDAFIASEVKLTLMEMLPDDYPVTIVTAAGSSMEQITEVPLYELDRVAEINNLTSVYVPAVTEEELLYKQFSSFRKTIATLRGPGGCPWDQKQTHESLKKYLIEEAYELLDAIDEDDTDGIIEELGDVLLQVMLHAQIGEDDGYFSIEDVIEGINEKMIRRHPHVFADTSVEDAEDVITNWEAIKAEEKGERAEQSILDSVAKGLPNLTKAYQYQKKAGKVGFDWDDVEPMWEKVNEEIHELQEELAQDATSERVAAEYGDVLFALVNIARYYKIDPEEAVALTNRKFYRRFTFIEKKVKELGHSFENLSLEQLDAIWEEAKKNGL, encoded by the coding sequence ATGAATGTAATAAAGGTGCTAGGCCTTGGTGCCGGTGACCTCGAACAACTTCCCATGGGAGTATATAAGCAATTAATGAAGGCTGAGCACCTTTTCCTCCGCACAAAAGAACACCCCGTAATCGCGGAGCTCGAAAAGGAAGGGCTCACCTACCAGTCATTTGATGCCATTTATGAGCAGGAGGGCACCTTTGGCATGGTATATGAAAGAATAGCAGAAGAGCTGACTGCGCTTAGCGAACAACAAGAAGTCGTATACGCCGTTCCCGGGCATCCGCTCGTGGCGGAAAAAACGGTGCAGATCCTACTGGATAAAGAAAAAGAAGGCATCATCAAGCTCGACATCAAAGGAGGCCAAAGCTTCCTGGATCCGATGTTCACGGCCATCGGGCTTGATCCAATCGATGGCTTCCAGTTTCACGATGCTACAGCGCTTGTGAAGGAGGCAATCCAACCAAAACAAGCGATGATATTCTGTCAGGTGTATGATGCATTCATCGCATCAGAAGTGAAGCTAACCTTGATGGAGATGTTGCCTGATGACTACCCAGTAACAATTGTAACGGCAGCTGGGTCCTCGATGGAGCAGATTACAGAGGTGCCTTTGTATGAATTGGACAGGGTGGCAGAAATCAATAATCTGACGAGCGTATATGTTCCTGCTGTGACAGAGGAGGAATTGCTTTATAAACAATTCTCTTCATTTAGAAAAACGATAGCCACATTGAGAGGGCCAGGGGGCTGTCCATGGGATCAGAAACAAACCCACGAATCTTTGAAGAAGTATTTGATAGAAGAAGCATATGAATTGCTCGATGCCATTGATGAGGATGACACGGATGGAATCATCGAAGAGCTTGGAGATGTTCTTTTGCAGGTGATGCTTCATGCGCAGATCGGCGAGGATGACGGGTATTTCAGCATAGAGGATGTAATTGAAGGGATCAATGAGAAGATGATTCGCAGGCATCCACATGTCTTTGCTGATACTTCAGTGGAAGATGCAGAAGATGTCATCACCAATTGGGAAGCGATCAAGGCCGAGGAAAAAGGAGAAAGGGCGGAGCAGTCCATTCTCGACTCGGTTGCCAAAGGACTTCCTAATCTCACAAAAGCATATCAATACCAGAAAAAAGCCGGCAAGGTTGGATTTGACTGGGACGACGTGGAGCCTATGTGGGAAAAGGTGAATGAAGAAATACACGAGTTGCAGGAAGAGCTTGCTCAAGATGCAACTTCAGAGCGTGTGGCGGCGGAATATGGGGATGTACTTTTTGCACTCGTCAACATTGCTAGATACTATAAAATCGACCCGGAAGAAGCAGTGGCCCTGACCAACCGGAAATTTTACCGCAGGTTTACTTTTATTGAAAAGAAGGTAAAGGAATTAGGGCACTCCTTCGAGAATCTATCATTAGAACAATTAGATGCTATCTGGGAAGAAGCAAAAAAGAACGGGTTATAA
- the yabQ gene encoding spore cortex biosynthesis protein YabQ, with the protein MTLSTQLYTMLAMIGVGAWLGVAIDTYGRFLKREKRAKWIVFIHDILFWLLQGLIAFYVLLMVNEGELRFYILIALVCGFAAYQSLFRYFYLNLLETIIQLVINLYRFLEKVIRILVVKPIQLLVQALIIILLGIWKFVISTIRFLLLVIWRIIKICALPFKWIGMLLWKLVPKVVKKYLHILFKKLEGFFTLVKNRKHSIMNRVKNFWKKR; encoded by the coding sequence ATGACCTTAAGCACCCAGCTTTATACAATGCTTGCCATGATCGGTGTGGGGGCATGGTTAGGAGTGGCCATCGATACGTATGGACGTTTTCTGAAGCGGGAAAAAAGAGCCAAATGGATTGTCTTCATCCACGACATCCTTTTTTGGCTCTTGCAAGGCCTTATCGCCTTCTATGTCCTGCTCATGGTTAATGAAGGAGAACTTCGCTTCTATATCCTCATCGCACTTGTTTGTGGTTTTGCAGCCTACCAGAGCCTTTTCCGCTATTTCTACCTGAATTTACTTGAGACCATCATTCAACTTGTCATCAATCTATACCGTTTCCTGGAAAAGGTTATAAGGATACTAGTGGTTAAGCCAATACAATTATTAGTACAAGCCCTTATTATTATTTTGCTAGGCATCTGGAAGTTCGTCATTTCCACAATCCGCTTCCTGCTCCTTGTGATTTGGCGTATTATTAAGATATGTGCATTACCCTTTAAATGGATTGGCATGCTATTATGGAAGCTGGTCCCTAAGGTTGTGAAAAAATATTTACACATACTTTTCAAAAAACTTGAAGGATTTTTCACACTAGTAAAGAATAGGAAACATAGTATAATGAATAGAGTAAAGAACTTTTGGAAAAAGCGCTAG
- the yabP gene encoding sporulation protein YabP, whose translation MNQYYDPNQGNKQTVQEQDIVMRSRRMLDITGVKQVESFDNEEFLLETVMGFLSVRGQNLQMKNLDVEQGVVSIKGKIMEIIYLDDQQGEKAKGFFSKLFK comes from the coding sequence ATGAATCAATATTATGATCCGAATCAAGGAAATAAGCAAACTGTCCAAGAGCAAGACATCGTGATGAGAAGTCGCAGAATGTTGGATATCACAGGTGTAAAGCAAGTGGAAAGTTTTGATAACGAGGAATTTCTGCTGGAGACCGTCATGGGATTCCTCTCTGTGAGGGGACAAAATCTCCAGATGAAAAACCTTGATGTGGAACAAGGTGTCGTTTCAATCAAAGGAAAGATCATGGAGATTATCTATCTCGACGATCAACAGGGGGAGAAAGCTAAAGGGTTCTTTAGTAAGTTGTTCAAATGA
- a CDS encoding serine/threonine-protein kinase has product MMNNTMKNPVGNLPQGKTIIGKWHKESYTIVRTLGYGATGYVYLTRSSKGLAALKISENSMSITSEVNVLRHFSKVRGFSLGPSLLDVDDWEWLKGKQSFSFYVMEYLEGEPLLSFVQKRGMEWAGILTLQLLTDLETLHNEGWVFGDLKPDNLIVTASPPKVRLLDVGGTTIKGRAIKEFTEFFDRGYWGLGSRKAEAPYDLFAVAMIMIQICYPKQFQKSGEGGLKQLEGHIEKNSWLKRYKSVLMRALSGEYQSAKEMKDGMLAVMSQRTSMASQPAAKQPGSQRAKATSSVRTRRTAHAGGGTAVKAAPRKTSSGGWMETAVLLSVILVAYFFYLYGQIM; this is encoded by the coding sequence ATGATGAACAATACTATGAAGAATCCGGTAGGTAATCTGCCTCAAGGGAAGACCATTATCGGAAAATGGCATAAAGAAAGCTACACCATTGTCAGAACGCTCGGTTACGGCGCGACGGGGTATGTATATCTAACTAGGAGTTCCAAGGGCTTAGCTGCATTGAAAATAAGTGAAAACAGCATGTCCATTACTTCTGAGGTTAATGTCCTGCGTCATTTTTCTAAGGTCCGAGGGTTCTCCCTGGGGCCTTCTTTGTTGGATGTCGATGATTGGGAGTGGTTAAAGGGAAAACAATCTTTTTCATTTTATGTCATGGAATATTTAGAAGGAGAGCCCCTTCTCTCTTTTGTGCAAAAGAGAGGAATGGAGTGGGCCGGAATCCTGACCCTTCAATTACTGACAGATCTTGAAACCCTCCATAATGAAGGATGGGTGTTCGGGGACTTGAAACCGGATAATTTGATTGTAACGGCAAGTCCTCCAAAGGTCCGCCTTCTGGATGTAGGAGGGACAACCATCAAGGGCCGGGCCATTAAAGAGTTCACGGAATTCTTTGATAGGGGGTATTGGGGTCTTGGTTCGAGAAAGGCAGAGGCTCCTTATGACCTGTTCGCCGTGGCGATGATCATGATCCAGATTTGTTACCCAAAACAATTCCAAAAGAGCGGGGAGGGGGGACTTAAACAGCTCGAAGGTCATATTGAAAAGAATAGCTGGTTGAAAAGATATAAGAGTGTCTTGATGCGAGCCTTATCAGGTGAATATCAATCAGCAAAAGAGATGAAAGACGGGATGCTGGCTGTGATGAGCCAACGGACCTCAATGGCTTCACAGCCTGCGGCGAAGCAGCCGGGAAGTCAACGGGCAAAAGCCACCTCTTCCGTTAGGACAAGACGAACGGCACATGCAGGTGGTGGGACAGCGGTGAAGGCCGCTCCTCGTAAAACGTCAAGCGGTGGGTGGATGGAGACCGCGGTACTTTTATCTGTCATCCTTGTTGCCTATTTCTTCTACTTATATGGCCAGATAATGTAG
- a CDS encoding S1 domain-containing RNA-binding protein, with protein MSIEVGSKLQGKVTGITNFGAFVELPGGATGLVHISEVADNYVKDINDHLKVGDEVQVKVINVEKDGKIGLSIKKASDTYREPQPRSAQPSQRPNNQQRSNQRPPRGKREEFRPKENFEQKMARFLKDSEDRLSSLKRNTESKRGGRGASRK; from the coding sequence ATGTCAATCGAAGTAGGCAGCAAGTTACAGGGAAAGGTAACAGGAATAACTAATTTTGGTGCGTTTGTTGAGTTGCCAGGAGGAGCTACTGGTCTTGTTCACATCAGCGAAGTTGCGGACAACTATGTGAAGGATATCAACGACCATCTTAAAGTTGGTGACGAAGTACAGGTAAAAGTGATTAACGTGGAGAAGGATGGCAAAATTGGCCTATCCATCAAAAAGGCAAGCGACACATACCGTGAGCCACAACCGCGTTCTGCTCAACCGTCACAACGTCCAAACAACCAACAACGCTCAAATCAACGCCCACCACGAGGAAAAAGAGAAGAATTCCGTCCAAAGGAAAACTTCGAACAGAAGATGGCAAGATTCTTGAAAGATAGTGAAGATCGTTTATCTTCCCTGAAGCGCAACACGGAATCAAAACGTGGAGGTCGTGGAGCAAGTAGAAAATAA
- a CDS encoding RNA-binding S4 domain-containing protein, with protein sequence MRLDKFLKVSRIIKRRTLAKEVAEQGRIYINDVQAKASSNVKAGDELKIHFGQKIVTASVDNIQENAKKEEAAMMYTIVKEERVEQTEE encoded by the coding sequence ATGCGTTTAGATAAATTCTTAAAAGTATCGAGAATCATTAAGCGACGTACACTTGCAAAAGAAGTGGCCGAACAAGGCCGTATCTATATCAACGATGTACAAGCAAAGGCCAGCAGCAATGTAAAGGCGGGAGATGAGCTGAAAATTCATTTTGGCCAGAAGATCGTGACCGCCTCCGTCGATAACATCCAGGAAAATGCAAAAAAAGAAGAAGCGGCGATGATGTATACGATCGTGAAAGAAGAAAGAGTGGAACAAACCGAAGAGTAG
- the tilS gene encoding tRNA lysidine(34) synthetase TilS has product MWETVSTFIDKYDLLPNHSTVVVGVSGGADSMGLLHYLDSIKDAKSLKLVVAHVDHMFRGKESEGDMRFVQKQCEVRNLTFEAEQIDVAAYQMEKKLSPQVAARECRYEFYERVMDKHNARVLALGHHADDQVETILMRLGRGSSMAGYAGILPKRAVGNGVIIRPFLSITKEDILEFLKLHDVPFRHDPSNDKDAYRRNRLRHHVLPLLKEEFPGLHEKFQAFSEQVQENEQYIEALIEKEWNNVIRTKAKDRVVLSRKPLLFMAKPLQRRGIQLILNYLYNNEIPPSLSSIHIDNLLSLLESEHPSGRLHFPHGLQVIRSYNECILTFDKDEHDSPYKCMLEVPGNVTLPTDDIITSEIQTHHKQTDVKKNQAVIDLSKVALPLHARTRLEGDRMKLKGTNGTKKIKSIFIEGKIPIQQRNTWPLIVDANNQILWMPMLKRSAFEATEETVGPVLVLTCKTSQKVWEATKK; this is encoded by the coding sequence ATGTGGGAAACTGTCTCGACTTTCATAGATAAATATGACTTGCTGCCAAACCATTCCACTGTGGTGGTTGGCGTCAGTGGTGGAGCAGATTCCATGGGTTTGCTTCATTATTTGGATTCTATCAAGGATGCTAAAAGCCTAAAGCTAGTAGTAGCGCACGTGGATCATATGTTCCGGGGCAAGGAATCGGAAGGAGATATGAGGTTTGTCCAAAAGCAATGCGAAGTGAGGAATTTGACATTTGAAGCCGAACAGATCGATGTGGCAGCCTATCAAATGGAAAAGAAGCTCAGTCCTCAAGTCGCAGCAAGGGAATGCCGGTATGAATTTTATGAAAGAGTGATGGATAAACACAATGCAAGGGTGTTGGCACTAGGTCACCATGCAGATGATCAAGTGGAAACCATTTTGATGAGGCTTGGAAGAGGCTCATCCATGGCGGGATATGCCGGGATCCTACCTAAACGGGCAGTTGGAAATGGCGTAATAATCCGTCCGTTTCTATCTATTACGAAGGAGGATATCTTGGAATTCCTGAAGCTCCACGACGTGCCATTCAGGCATGACCCAAGCAATGACAAAGACGCCTACCGAAGAAACAGGTTGCGTCATCATGTTCTGCCTCTACTGAAAGAGGAATTCCCGGGTCTTCATGAGAAGTTCCAGGCCTTCAGTGAGCAGGTACAGGAAAATGAACAATACATAGAGGCATTAATAGAAAAGGAATGGAATAACGTTATTAGAACCAAAGCGAAAGATAGAGTGGTATTAAGTAGAAAACCTTTGCTTTTCATGGCTAAACCTTTACAAAGGAGAGGGATTCAACTAATATTAAACTATCTCTATAATAATGAAATTCCTCCATCTCTTTCCTCTATACATATTGATAATTTATTATCCTTATTGGAAAGTGAACACCCTTCTGGAAGGCTACATTTTCCACACGGCTTACAGGTTATCAGATCCTATAATGAATGCATATTGACATTTGATAAGGATGAACATGATAGCCCCTACAAGTGTATGCTTGAAGTCCCGGGCAATGTGACGCTGCCAACCGATGATATCATCACAAGCGAGATTCAGACACACCATAAACAAACAGATGTCAAAAAGAATCAAGCAGTCATTGATTTATCCAAGGTCGCACTTCCGCTTCATGCGAGAACCCGTTTGGAGGGAGATCGAATGAAACTGAAGGGGACGAACGGCACCAAGAAAATCAAGAGCATCTTCATTGAAGGCAAAATACCTATACAACAACGAAACACTTGGCCCTTGATTGTCGATGCCAATAATCAGATTTTATGGATGCCTATGCTTAAACGTTCCGCTTTTGAAGCAACAGAGGAAACGGTGGGTCCTGTTTTAGTATTAACTTGCAAGACGAGTCAAAAAGTTTGGGAGGCAACAAAGAAATGA